In the genome of Henningerozyma blattae CBS 6284 chromosome 5, complete genome, one region contains:
- the VPS60 gene encoding Vps60p (similar to Saccharomyces cerevisiae VPS60 (YDR486C); ancestral locus Anc_3.98), whose product MNRIFGYNRGKSHDQLLQDSSKAMDQAQQGLQNRISQLDTQISQINFQLQTLQKKIATSKSTLGKKPLKQQALKLLNKRKQLESMRDSMDNQAWSMTQAQMTSDNLKNTMVTVNALKSTNKALKSQYGKIDIDKLQDMQDEMIDLIEQGDELQQVLATNTIGNDLEDIDEADLDAELDALAEEDFNVDPTEEISTGAVPSYLSNNIPDFIDEEPQEEDPTKALENA is encoded by the coding sequence atgaatagaATTTTCGGTTATAATAGAGGCAAATCTCATGATCAGCTATTACAAGACTCTTCCAAGGCTATGGATCAAGCACAACAAGGTCTACAGAATAGAATATCACAATTAGACACACAAATTTCTCAAATTAATTTCCAACTACAAactttacaaaaaaaaattgcaaCTTCAAAATCTACTCTTGGTAAAAAACCTTTAAAACAACAAGCtctgaaattattaaataaaagaaaacagCTAGAATCAATGAGAGATTCCATGGATAATCAAGCTTGGTCCATGACTCAAGCTCAAATGACTTCAGATAATTTGAAGAATACAATGGTCACAGTAAACGCTTTAAAATCTACAAACAAAGCACTCAAATCTCAATACGGTAAGATCGATATCGACAAGTTACAAGATATGCAAGACGAAATGATAGATTTGATCGAACAAGGTGATGAATTGCAACAAGTATTGGCTACGAATACAATAGGTAACGATTTGGAAGATATTGATGAGGCAGATTTGGATGCTGAATTAGATGCTTTGGCTGAAGAAGATTTTAATGTAGATCCTACTGAAGAGATATCAACCGGTGCTGTACCTTCCTAcctttctaataatattcctGATTTCATTGATGAAGAACCTCAAGAAGAAGATCCTACAAAAGCTCTAGAAAACgcataa